In bacterium, a genomic segment contains:
- a CDS encoding twin-arginine translocation signal domain-containing protein, whose translation MERRDFLKAAALAAGGVGLAACDSDLLDVFNKGEEQLWGMNVHPVGGALFDAQVETLRLLGVRQVRITLGLETDLAGPYLRAFPAEYVGLLDRFGRGVPDAAAWPGLVRRAVQRAPGLFCYEVLNEPMALSPRVYVEQYLRPAYDVIKGINPAYRVAAAAPTGTSDGRLYFYQMSSAGADRWCDYRAAHLYLDNPEVYLKGTDRPFLITETGVEDPARHVNWWAKTMTHISGVLETDRLYFYALATTPDTGWAIISSRSRAGRAVVLSPLYDYIRAKYGPR comes from the coding sequence ATGGAGCGGAGAGACTTCCTCAAGGCCGCGGCCCTCGCCGCAGGGGGCGTCGGGCTGGCGGCGTGCGACTCCGATCTGCTCGACGTCTTCAACAAGGGGGAGGAGCAGCTCTGGGGGATGAACGTGCACCCGGTCGGCGGCGCGCTCTTCGACGCGCAGGTGGAGACCCTGCGGCTCCTCGGCGTGCGGCAGGTCCGCATCACCCTCGGTTTGGAGACCGACCTCGCCGGCCCCTACCTGCGAGCCTTCCCCGCCGAGTACGTCGGGTTGCTCGATCGGTTCGGCCGGGGGGTCCCCGACGCGGCGGCCTGGCCCGGCCTGGTGCGCCGCGCCGTCCAGCGGGCGCCCGGCCTGTTCTGCTACGAGGTGCTCAACGAGCCCATGGCGCTGTCGCCGCGCGTCTACGTCGAGCAGTACCTGCGGCCGGCCTACGATGTCATCAAGGGGATCAACCCCGCGTACCGGGTCGCCGCGGCGGCGCCGACGGGCACCTCGGACGGCAGGCTCTACTTCTACCAGATGTCGTCGGCCGGGGCGGACCGCTGGTGCGACTACCGCGCCGCGCACCTGTACCTCGACAACCCGGAGGTCTACCTCAAGGGGACCGACCGCCCGTTCCTGATCACCGAGACGGGCGTCGAGGACCCGGCGCGCCACGTGAACTGGTGGGCGAAGACGATGACGCACATCTCCGGCGTCCTCGAGACCGACCGGCTCTACTTCTACGCGCTGGCCACGACGCCCGACACCGGCTGGGCGATCATCTCCAGCCGCTCGAGGGCGGGCCGGGCCGTAGTGCTCAGCCCGCTCTACGACTACATCAGGGCCAAGTACGGCCCGAGATAG
- a CDS encoding peptidoglycan DD-metalloendopeptidase family protein, with translation MSLLPIRRPGEGLGRRLLRWGGNVALSTVCVVLLAAARDNLPELPAGIPGAARPAAEAPAAGTPRDATRADLRTVRGVIRAGVGFTENLALAGLDPQLIPHITQRLAPALDFRRLRAGDRFTAVLDPGGDLVSLTYEKSPLEALVLRSTPGGWTTELEALPAETRVAEVRGSIRTSLFEAMDRAGENDALTQAFAELFAWDIDFAHELQPGDSFRVVVEKVYRDRRFVQYGRILAAEYRQHDDRHAAYFFPWPDARGDYFTAEGRSVRAAFLRSPISYTRISSGFSGARLHPLLKRVRPHLGVDFAAPEGTPVWAPADGVVTQKGRDVESGNRITLRHGGSYETSYLHLSRFAAGLKVGDHVRQKEVIGYVGSTGLATGPHLDYRVRRAGTWVNPVTEAFPRAERLPEQFAASFAEYRAWLDGETSTPLTGAAKVAFFR, from the coding sequence ATGTCGCTGCTGCCGATCCGCCGGCCCGGTGAGGGCCTCGGCCGCCGCCTCCTCCGCTGGGGCGGGAACGTGGCCCTCTCCACGGTCTGCGTCGTTCTGCTCGCGGCCGCGCGGGACAATCTGCCGGAGCTGCCCGCCGGCATTCCCGGCGCGGCCCGGCCGGCGGCGGAGGCGCCCGCGGCGGGCACGCCACGAGACGCGACGCGCGCCGACCTGCGCACGGTCCGCGGGGTGATCCGGGCGGGCGTCGGCTTCACCGAGAACCTCGCCCTCGCAGGCCTCGACCCGCAGCTCATCCCACACATCACGCAGCGACTCGCGCCGGCGCTGGACTTCCGCCGCCTGCGCGCCGGCGACCGCTTCACTGCGGTGCTCGACCCCGGGGGCGACCTCGTGAGCCTGACCTATGAGAAGAGCCCGCTGGAGGCGCTCGTGCTGCGCTCGACGCCCGGCGGCTGGACCACGGAACTGGAGGCGCTGCCGGCCGAGACACGGGTCGCGGAGGTCCGCGGGTCGATTCGCACCTCGCTCTTCGAGGCGATGGACCGCGCCGGCGAAAACGACGCGCTGACGCAGGCCTTCGCCGAGCTCTTCGCCTGGGACATCGACTTCGCCCACGAGCTGCAGCCGGGCGATTCCTTCCGCGTCGTCGTCGAGAAGGTCTACCGGGACCGGCGCTTCGTGCAGTACGGCCGCATCCTCGCCGCCGAGTACCGCCAGCACGACGATCGCCACGCGGCCTACTTCTTTCCCTGGCCGGATGCGCGCGGCGACTACTTCACCGCCGAGGGGCGCTCGGTGCGCGCCGCGTTCCTGCGCTCGCCGATCTCCTACACCCGCATCAGCAGCGGCTTCTCCGGCGCGCGCCTGCACCCGTTGCTCAAGCGCGTCCGGCCCCACCTCGGCGTCGACTTCGCCGCGCCGGAGGGGACCCCGGTCTGGGCGCCGGCCGACGGCGTGGTGACCCAGAAGGGGCGCGACGTGGAGAGCGGCAACCGGATCACCCTGCGCCACGGCGGCAGCTACGAGACCAGCTACCTGCACCTCTCGCGCTTCGCGGCGGGCCTCAAGGTCGGCGACCACGTGCGGCAGAAGGAGGTCATCGGCTACGTCGGCTCCACCGGCCTGGCGACCGGCCCGCACCTGGACTACCGGGTGCGCCGCGCCGGCACGTGGGTGAACCCCGTGACCGAGGCCTTCCCGCGCGCGGAGCGGCTGCCGGAGCAGTTCGCCGCGAGCTTCGCCGAGTACCGCGCCTGGCTGGACGGGGAAACCTCGACCCCCCTGACAGGCGCAGCTAAGGTCGCGTTCTTCCGTTAG
- a CDS encoding cation diffusion facilitator family transporter, producing MSQHHRHGHGTCGQGDGHDHRNGSGGGTNSSARRLRLAIPLTLGVFAAELAGGIWSASLALLSDSLHVLFDATALGLSYAALVLAARPADDRHSYGLHRGEILAALVNGLTVGLIAAWIFYEAWERLHHPRPIRVEGMMGVAFVGLAANAVVARLLHGHHHDDLNVRGAYLHVLGDLLASVAVVAGGAVIWATGWTLVDPILGFAIGLLLLWGAFGLVRESLHILMEGVPAGISVEGVVAAVRGVPGVADFHRVHIWSLCSHIRALSAHLTVDSAAGRDAHAVLDEVNGLLHERFAITHTTLQSECRGCAGEGPYCTPVHPDEARVARL from the coding sequence ATGTCGCAGCACCATCGGCACGGGCATGGCACCTGCGGGCAGGGCGACGGGCACGACCACCGGAATGGGAGCGGCGGCGGCACGAACTCCTCGGCACGGCGGCTGCGCCTGGCCATCCCGCTCACGCTCGGCGTCTTCGCCGCCGAGCTGGCGGGCGGCATCTGGTCGGCGTCGCTGGCGCTGCTCTCGGACTCGCTGCACGTGCTCTTCGACGCGACCGCCCTCGGGCTGTCGTACGCCGCGCTCGTCCTCGCGGCGCGCCCGGCCGACGACCGCCACTCGTACGGTCTGCACCGCGGCGAGATCCTGGCGGCGCTCGTCAACGGCCTGACGGTCGGGTTGATCGCCGCGTGGATCTTCTACGAGGCGTGGGAGCGGCTGCACCACCCGCGCCCGATCCGCGTCGAGGGGATGATGGGCGTCGCCTTCGTCGGGCTCGCCGCGAACGCCGTGGTCGCGCGGCTCCTGCACGGCCACCACCACGACGACCTGAACGTGCGCGGGGCCTACCTGCACGTGCTCGGCGACCTGCTGGCCTCCGTCGCCGTGGTCGCGGGCGGCGCGGTGATCTGGGCGACCGGCTGGACGCTCGTCGACCCGATCCTCGGCTTCGCGATCGGCTTGCTCCTGCTCTGGGGCGCGTTCGGCCTGGTGCGCGAGTCGCTGCACATCCTCATGGAGGGCGTCCCCGCGGGCATTTCCGTCGAGGGCGTCGTCGCGGCGGTGCGCGGCGTGCCGGGCGTCGCCGACTTCCACCGGGTGCACATCTGGAGCCTCTGCTCGCACATCCGCGCACTGTCGGCCCACCTGACCGTCGACAGCGCCGCCGGGCGCGACGCGCACGCCGTCCTCGACGAGGTGAACGGGCTGCTGCACGAGCGCTTCGCCATCACGCACACCACGCTGCAGTCCGAGTGTCGCGGCTGCGCCGGCGAGGGCCCGTACTGCACGCCTGTGCACCCGGACGAGGCGCGCGTGGCGCGGCTGTAG